Below is a genomic region from Nitrospirota bacterium.
GGAATCATATTGAATATGGTTAAACTTAACCTTTTCTGTCAAGGAAAATTATTTAACCAGTTTGCAATATAATTTGATTGTATGTTATATTTTGTTTGGTTATGATTCATACTTCAGGCATAATGCGATGATAATCATTCCTGCAATAGACCTTAAGGATGGCAAATGTGTCCGTCTCCTGCAGGGAAAGATGGAGGAATCGACCATCTATTCTGATAATCCTTCAGAGATCGCAAAGGGATGGCAGGATGCTGGTGCAGAACTCATCCATGTGGTTGACCTCGATGGGGCTTTTGCAGGTGAGATGAAAAATCTTGAGTCAATTATCTCCATAAGGCAATCTGTAAACATACCGATAGAGGTAGGTGGAGGAATAAGAGATACCACAACAGTCAATAGACTTTTCTCCTTAAGGATAGACAGGGTGGTACTCGGTACAATAGCCATTGAAAGTCCTGAATTTCTTAGCGAACTGTGTGGTAGGTTTCCAGGAAGGATTCTTGTCGGGATTGATGCAAGGGATGGGTGGGTAGCGATAAAAGGTTGGTCAGAGACAACTAAAAAAAAGGCAACAGACCTTGCAAGAGAAATCGAATCCTGCGGGGTGGCGGCGATTATTTATACAGATATTAAACGTGATGGCATGCTCTCAGGACCTAACATCAAGGCAATCAGAGAAATGGCAGAGAGTGTAAACATACCTGTTATAG
It encodes:
- the hisA gene encoding 1-(5-phosphoribosyl)-5-[(5-phosphoribosylamino)methylideneamino]imidazole-4-carboxamide isomerase; this translates as MIIIPAIDLKDGKCVRLLQGKMEESTIYSDNPSEIAKGWQDAGAELIHVVDLDGAFAGEMKNLESIISIRQSVNIPIEVGGGIRDTTTVNRLFSLRIDRVVLGTIAIESPEFLSELCGRFPGRILVGIDARDGWVAIKGWSETTKKKATDLAREIESCGVAAIIYTDIKRDGMLSGPNIKAIREMAESVNIPVIASGGVSDINDIKRLMQLPIEGVVVGKAIYSGSLDLREAIELTKSFQSHS